Proteins encoded together in one Desulfovibrio sp. UCD-KL4C window:
- a CDS encoding carbohydrate ABC transporter permease → MREASRDRLKAFLTLLPSIILIGIFVYGFIGNTIWISMTDWGGDGALALKPEMNFIGLDNYRDLFTGFLSSGFRQDLVNAVYYSVMLLAGAIGIGMFIAILLDQKPKGEDVLRTIFLYPMALSFIVSGTIWRWLLAPQGGVNVLPTYLGLPPLNFEWTSSTKAVLEFNWQNLLQIFLYIVAFVLILIGLWALKKRPCRAIKFWLGPGVVIGAFAWLGGSMLPEALFMEENHGFNLATLGIIIATIWQYSGYTMALYLAGFHGISQDLRDAAMLDGASSTSYYRHVAIPMLKPITISAVIILSHISLKMFDIIFAMTGPDNAQTGHPALTMYMTTFRANDFAKGAAIAIVLFMVAAMFIVPYVVSQYRQRTRG, encoded by the coding sequence ATGAGGGAAGCATCACGGGATAGGCTGAAAGCGTTTTTAACGCTTCTACCATCAATCATTTTGATCGGGATATTTGTCTATGGTTTTATTGGAAATACCATTTGGATATCCATGACAGATTGGGGCGGAGACGGAGCTTTGGCCCTGAAACCTGAGATGAATTTTATCGGGCTGGACAACTATCGAGATCTGTTTACCGGATTTTTATCCAGCGGCTTCAGGCAGGACCTTGTAAACGCAGTCTATTATTCCGTTATGCTTCTGGCTGGGGCCATCGGTATCGGTATGTTTATAGCCATACTGCTGGACCAGAAACCTAAGGGTGAAGATGTTTTAAGGACAATTTTTCTTTACCCGATGGCCTTATCATTTATAGTCTCCGGTACTATTTGGAGGTGGCTCTTGGCTCCTCAAGGCGGAGTAAATGTTTTACCTACCTATCTGGGACTGCCGCCGCTTAATTTTGAATGGACATCAAGCACTAAAGCCGTACTTGAGTTCAATTGGCAGAATTTGCTGCAAATATTTTTGTATATAGTTGCATTTGTACTTATCCTCATAGGATTGTGGGCTCTTAAAAAACGTCCATGCCGTGCAATCAAGTTTTGGCTTGGCCCGGGTGTCGTCATCGGTGCTTTTGCCTGGCTTGGTGGAAGTATGCTTCCAGAAGCTCTTTTTATGGAAGAAAATCACGGATTCAATCTGGCAACACTCGGGATAATCATTGCTACAATCTGGCAATATTCAGGCTATACGATGGCCCTGTATTTAGCTGGATTTCATGGTATCTCTCAGGACCTTCGGGACGCAGCAATGCTTGATGGTGCCAGCTCCACTTCTTATTACCGCCATGTAGCCATTCCAATGCTTAAGCCCATAACCATCAGTGCTGTGATCATTTTGTCTCACATATCACTTAAGATGTTTGATATTATTTTCGCCATGACCGGACCTGATAATGCTCAGACTGGGCATCCTGCACTTACCATGTATATGACAACTTTCAGGGCTAACGATTTTGCCAAAGGGGCTGCCATCGCCATTGTTTTGTTCATGGTCGCCGCCATGTTCATCGTACCTTATGTAGTCAGCCAGTACAGACAGAGGACTAGAGGATAG
- a CDS encoding ABC transporter ATP-binding protein, which translates to MANVEIKGVVKRYGSVEVIHGVDLSVKENEFIVLVGPSGCGKSTLLRMVAGLETLSGGEISIGERVVNNVSPKDRNVAMVFQNYALYPHMTVRENMGFSLKMHKRSKEEINSRVMDAAKILELEPYLERKPSELSGGQRQRVAMGRAMVRKPDVFLFDEPLSNLDAQLRTQMRMELRKMHMRLQTTTIYVTHDQIEAMTLADRIVILKDGYIQQVGTPVEVFEKPNNVFVAQFIGNPPMNILEGVCKFIDGKRFFVLGKTRFPIQDGTAKVLEDGYPVLAGLRPDSIKMGQNIERLPKNWWCQGEVVVSEILGAHSLLEIIIDGENELIAEVEGRVVAHPGEIVPIGFEFDRMVLFDPETKMALY; encoded by the coding sequence ATGGCAAATGTAGAAATTAAAGGCGTCGTCAAGCGGTATGGTTCTGTGGAAGTCATCCATGGAGTTGATCTTTCGGTAAAAGAAAATGAATTTATTGTACTTGTTGGGCCATCAGGTTGCGGTAAATCTACTTTGCTGCGCATGGTTGCAGGTCTTGAGACTCTTAGCGGTGGGGAAATCAGCATTGGTGAGCGGGTTGTCAACAATGTTTCGCCTAAGGACCGCAATGTTGCAATGGTGTTTCAGAATTACGCTCTTTATCCGCATATGACCGTTCGCGAAAATATGGGATTTTCTCTTAAGATGCACAAAAGGAGCAAGGAAGAGATTAATTCACGGGTTATGGATGCCGCTAAGATTCTGGAGCTTGAGCCGTATCTTGAACGCAAACCTTCCGAGCTTTCCGGCGGACAACGCCAGCGTGTCGCCATGGGTAGAGCTATGGTGCGTAAACCGGATGTATTTCTTTTTGATGAACCGCTTTCAAATCTTGATGCCCAGCTCAGAACGCAAATGCGCATGGAACTACGTAAAATGCATATGCGTCTCCAAACTACCACCATTTACGTTACCCATGATCAGATTGAAGCCATGACTCTGGCCGATCGAATTGTAATTTTAAAAGACGGCTATATTCAGCAGGTGGGAACTCCGGTCGAAGTTTTTGAAAAGCCGAATAATGTTTTTGTCGCTCAATTCATTGGCAATCCGCCTATGAATATTCTTGAAGGTGTCTGTAAATTTATAGATGGCAAACGGTTTTTTGTTCTTGGTAAAACCAGATTTCCTATTCAGGACGGAACAGCCAAGGTCCTTGAAGATGGTTATCCTGTTTTGGCAGGTCTACGTCCGGACTCAATTAAAATGGGGCAGAATATTGAACGCCTTCCTAAGAATTGGTGGTGTCAGGGGGAAGTTGTCGTTTCGGAAATTCTCGGAGCCCACTCTCTACTGGAAATTATTATTGACGGTGAAAATGAACTTATAGCGGAAGTGGAAGGGCGCGTGGTGGCTCATCCCGGTGAGATTGTCCCTATAGGTTTTGAGTTTGACCGCATGGTCCTTTTTGATCCTGAAACGAAAATGGCGCTTTATTAG
- a CDS encoding ABC transporter substrate-binding protein: MKKSLAKLFLAFAAVLLLAVPQVSQAKELSGNLEIFSWWAGDEGPALQALIKKYKEQNPNVNVIDATVTGGSGVNAKAVLKTRMLGNEPPDSFQVHSGQELIGTWVKADRMEDLTFLFKEEGWMDAFPKGLIKLIGTDKGIWSVPVTIHRSNVLWYVPANLKKWGVTAPKTWAEFLTIAPKLEKEGVVPLALAENWTVNHLWESVALASLGADKWDALWAGKLRFDSPDVVKAWELFGKILKYTNADASSLSWQQATDMVITGRAAFNIMGDWAAGYMSTTKKMVPGKDFGWAASPDTSGEFMFLSDSFGLPKGAPDRDNAIAWLKIIGSKEGSDAFNTLKGSISPRMDSDLSKYNAYLQSAAADFKKDVVVGSLAHGVAANETFMGGFSRIMEMFLKTHNAQAVSKACQQLADKAKIGK; encoded by the coding sequence ATGAAAAAGTCCTTGGCGAAGTTGTTTTTGGCATTTGCCGCGGTGTTGCTGCTTGCAGTTCCACAGGTCTCTCAGGCCAAAGAACTTAGCGGCAACCTTGAAATTTTTTCTTGGTGGGCCGGTGATGAAGGTCCCGCTTTGCAGGCTTTGATCAAAAAGTACAAAGAGCAGAATCCAAATGTTAATGTAATTGATGCTACCGTTACTGGAGGTTCCGGCGTAAATGCCAAGGCCGTTTTGAAGACACGCATGCTTGGCAATGAGCCTCCTGATAGTTTTCAGGTTCATTCAGGACAGGAACTCATCGGAACATGGGTTAAAGCCGACCGCATGGAAGACCTAACTTTTCTGTTTAAAGAAGAGGGTTGGATGGATGCATTCCCTAAAGGTCTGATTAAACTTATCGGTACTGATAAGGGTATCTGGTCTGTGCCTGTAACCATTCATCGCTCAAATGTACTTTGGTACGTCCCTGCCAACCTTAAAAAGTGGGGAGTTACAGCTCCAAAAACTTGGGCAGAGTTCTTAACCATAGCTCCTAAGCTGGAGAAAGAAGGAGTAGTTCCTTTGGCTCTTGCTGAGAACTGGACTGTTAACCACCTGTGGGAATCAGTAGCTCTTGCTTCCTTAGGTGCAGACAAATGGGATGCTCTGTGGGCAGGAAAACTTAGATTTGATAGCCCTGATGTTGTTAAGGCTTGGGAACTTTTCGGTAAAATCCTCAAGTATACCAACGCTGATGCTTCTTCACTTTCATGGCAGCAGGCAACTGATATGGTCATTACCGGTCGCGCTGCTTTTAATATCATGGGTGATTGGGCAGCCGGATATATGTCTACAACTAAAAAAATGGTTCCCGGAAAAGATTTCGGATGGGCTGCTTCTCCAGATACTTCCGGAGAATTTATGTTCCTTTCTGATTCCTTCGGATTGCCAAAAGGGGCTCCTGATCGCGATAACGCCATTGCATGGCTCAAGATCATTGGTTCAAAGGAAGGCAGTGACGCATTTAACACTCTTAAAGGTTCAATTTCACCACGTATGGACTCTGACTTGAGCAAATATAACGCTTATTTGCAGTCTGCAGCAGCAGATTTCAAAAAAGACGTAGTTGTTGGATCATTGGCTCATGGTGTTGCAGCTAATGAAACCTTTATGGGTGGTTTCTCACGTATCATGGAAATGTTCCTCAAGACTCACAATGCTCAGGCTGTATCAAAAGCCTGCCAACAGCTTGCTGACAAAGCTAAAATCGGAAAATAG
- a CDS encoding aldose epimerase family protein yields the protein MSHKKKSWSVTPKGQEVYLHTISNDLGFQASIATYGAILVELKVPVANGQIVDVVLGFDDLNGYLNDLHYIGATVGRVAGRISHGSFELDGEKYLLDKNEGDNQLHGGKYGFNSRVWTECQTKKSEPHTVSLCYESPDGEGGYPGNLQVTVTYSLIENGLRIVYRGVCDKPTPINMTAHPYFNLNGDGKDTGYHEVKIFSDKTVYLDEDLLPNGETLDVSGTEADYTDFCPINGPVIDDKTESFHLKHDRFYILNSSEMKISVAAVARSNVSGLELKVATTQLGLQFYSSDYIGAGTKGKLGCEYGPRSGFCLEPEGYPDAVNRPEFPSVILHPGEVYEQVTEYRFREFNKRD from the coding sequence ATGAGCCATAAGAAAAAAAGCTGGTCCGTAACGCCTAAAGGACAAGAGGTTTATCTTCATACTATAAGCAATGACTTAGGTTTTCAGGCAAGCATTGCAACGTATGGAGCGATTCTGGTTGAGCTTAAGGTTCCAGTTGCCAATGGGCAGATTGTAGATGTTGTTTTGGGGTTTGATGATCTGAACGGTTATCTGAATGACCTTCATTATATAGGGGCTACTGTAGGGCGGGTTGCCGGAAGAATTTCACACGGATCTTTTGAGCTGGATGGCGAAAAGTATTTACTGGATAAAAATGAAGGCGATAATCAGCTGCACGGTGGTAAATATGGATTTAACAGCCGTGTTTGGACTGAATGTCAGACAAAAAAATCTGAACCTCATACAGTTAGTCTTTGTTACGAAAGCCCTGACGGGGAGGGCGGTTATCCGGGAAATTTACAGGTAACTGTAACGTATTCATTGATCGAGAACGGACTGCGTATAGTTTACAGGGGAGTGTGTGATAAGCCCACTCCCATAAATATGACGGCTCATCCTTACTTTAATCTTAACGGTGACGGCAAAGATACAGGCTATCACGAAGTAAAGATTTTCTCTGATAAAACTGTATATCTTGATGAAGATCTTCTCCCGAATGGCGAGACTCTTGATGTGTCAGGAACCGAAGCTGACTATACTGATTTTTGCCCGATAAACGGACCTGTCATCGATGATAAAACTGAGTCTTTCCATTTAAAACATGATCGTTTTTATATTTTGAATTCGAGTGAAATGAAAATTTCTGTAGCGGCTGTAGCTAGAAGTAATGTTTCCGGCTTGGAACTTAAAGTGGCAACAACGCAATTAGGCCTACAATTTTATTCTTCAGATTATATTGGAGCGGGAACTAAGGGAAAACTTGGATGCGAGTATGGTCCTCGTTCAGGTTTTTGTCTTGAGCCGGAAGGATATCCTGATGCTGTTAACAGACCAGAGTTTCCGTCGGTTATTTTACATCCCGGAGAAGTATACGAGCAAGTGACAGAGTACAGATTTCGTGAATTTAATAAGCGTGACTAA